The Engystomops pustulosus chromosome 9, aEngPut4.maternal, whole genome shotgun sequence genome includes a window with the following:
- the LOC140077080 gene encoding uncharacterized protein, which produces MHSAHTTHSIHTPQNTHSTHSTHTTHSTYTAHSTNTTHRTHTTHRTHTTDSTFITHSTNTIHTIHSTHTIHSTHTTHSTHTIHSTHTTYSTNTTHRTHTTHSTYITHNTNTIHTIHSTHTTHCTHTTHSIHTPHSTHTTHSPYTIHSTHTIHSPHTIHRTNTTHFTQITHYTQITHYTQDTQNTRYTQHTHYTQHTHTLYTAHTHNIHSPHTTHRTNTTHTHRSHTTHRTHTTHRTHTINSTHTTHSTYTAHTLHTGHTQHTEHSLYTAYTLHTAQTLHTLHTTHTTHITYTAHTLHTHYTQGTVYT; this is translated from the coding sequence atgcacagcgcacacactacacacagcatacacacaccacaAAACACACActctacacatagcacacacactacacatagcacatacactgcacacagcacaaacactacacacaggacacacactacacacaggacacacactacagacagcacattcattacacacagcacaaacactatacacactatacacagcacacacactatacacagcacacacactacacacagcacacacactatacacagcacacacactacatacagcacaaacactacacacaggacacacactacacacagcacatacattacacacaacacaaacactatacacactatacacagcacacacactacacactgcacacacactacacacagcatacatacaccacacagcacacacactacacacagcccatacactatacacagcacacacactatacacagcccgcacactatacacaggacaaatACTACACACTTCACACagatcacacactacacacagatcacacactacacacaggacacacagaacacacgctatacacagcacacacactatacacagcacacacacacactatacacagcacacacacacaatatacacagcccacacactacacacaggacaaatactacacacacacacagatcacacactacacacaggacacacacaacacacagaacacacaccataaacagcacacacactacacacagcacatacacagcacacacactacacacaggacacacacaacacacagaacactcattatacacagcatacacactacacacagcacaaacactacacacactacacaccacacacactacacacatcacatacacagcacacacactacacacacactacacacagggcacagtctacacatag